In one window of bacterium DNA:
- a CDS encoding RNA-binding S4 domain-containing protein, translating into MTDSTPDRLRMDLFLKRSRLVKRRPLAATLCDNGYVSLNGREAQPGKPVRVGDRIEVRYARKKVLVEVTGIPGKAGKKDEEYCRVLREEEIEE; encoded by the coding sequence ATGACTGACAGCACTCCTGACCGCCTGAGAATGGACCTTTTCCTCAAGCGGTCACGGCTCGTCAAGCGGCGACCCCTTGCCGCCACCCTCTGCGACAACGGATACGTGAGTCTCAACGGCCGCGAGGCCCAACCGGGGAAACCGGTTCGGGTGGGGGACCGGATCGAGGTCCGATACGCCAGAAAGAAGGTGCTGGTGGAGGTGACGGGGATACCGGGGAAGGCAGGTAAGAAGGATGAGGAATACTGCCGGGTGCTGAGGGAAGAGGAGATCGAGGAATAA